Proteins encoded in a region of the Carassius gibelio isolate Cgi1373 ecotype wild population from Czech Republic chromosome B5, carGib1.2-hapl.c, whole genome shotgun sequence genome:
- the LOC127957826 gene encoding MLX-interacting protein-like isoform X2, protein MISTATSPARMLLLNMANVTRETRQYRRATMIIKQEQDDDSDAEESTISFKKSEGRESQIIHSGHFMVSSPHTDHPPKKGYDFDTVNKQTCQTYHFGKTSTSHLSIDASLTKLFECMTLAYSGRLVSPKWKNFKGLKLLWRDKIRLNNAIWRAWYIQYVEKRQNPVCHFVTPLDGNMDSGVHRPTEAIATEGKYWKRRIEIVIREYHKWRTYFKKRLQKHKDEDLSSLLKCVQTPAVSSCARMRISVWEAVIDPERVMIHLFQWRWTRSSTWMCSCLNSQTHSFPHWLLINL, encoded by the exons ATGATCAGCACCGCTACAAGTCCAGCGCGTATGTTACTTTTAAATATGGCTAACGTTACTCGAGAGACCAGACAATACCGACGGGCCACGATGATAATCAAGCAAGAGCAGGACGACGATTCTGACGCGGAGGAGTCGACTATTTCGTTTAAGAAATCAGAAGGACGCGAGTCGCAGATCATCCACAGCGGTCATTTTATGGTTTCTTCTCCTCATACTGATCACCCGCCAAAGAAAGGTTACGATTTCGAcactgtaaataaacaaacatgccAGACGTATCACTTCGGAAAGACTAGCACGTCGCATCTCTCTATTGATGCTTCCCTGACGAAGCTCTTTGAGTGCATGACGCTTGCCTACAG TGGAAGGTTGGTGTCACCAAAATGGAAGAATTTCAAAGGTCTCAAGCTTCTGTGGAGAGACAAGATTCGCCTCAACAACGCCATTTGGAGAGCCTGGTATATACAAT ATGTAGAGAAGAGACAGAACCCTGTTTGCCATTTTGTCACTCCTTTAGATGGCAATATGGACTCAGGAGTACATCGACCGACAGAG GCAATAGCAACAGAAGGAAAGTACTGGAAAAGGAGAATTGAAATTGTCATAAGAGAATATCATAAATGGAGAACATATTTCAAAAAAAGA TTACAGAAGCACAAAGATGAAGACCTGTCCAGCCTTCTCAAG TGTGTCCAGACACCTGCCGTGTCCTCTTGTGCCAGGATGAGGATTTCAGTGTGGGAGGCCGTCATAGATCCCGAAAGAGTCATGATTCACCTGTTCCAATGGAGATGGACTCGCTCTTCGACATGGATGTGCTCATGTCTGAATTCTCAGACACACTCTTTTCCACACTGGCTTCTCATCAACCTGTAG